GGGATCGTGACGAGCAGGGCACTGACCTGTTTTGACTGAAAGGCTTGCCGGACATCCGTCAAAGCAAGGTTCTTGAATACAACTTTTGCGCTCGTCAGATCATATTCGTTGGTCAACGCGTCGACAATTTTGGCGTTCACTGCTCCGCCGACGACGCCGACCGTGCGCCCCTTCAGGTTGGCTACGCTGTCGATTGACGATCCCGGCGGCGCGATGATCAGGACGACCATATGGCTGACGACGACAACGGCTTGCGCCTGCGACAAGTCACCTACATCGCCGCGAACCACAGCCAGATCGACCTTACCAGCGGAGAAGGCGTTAGCGGCCTCAAGCGCGGTGCCGCTGTCGATAACTTTGAGCCGCACCGGCGCGTTCGTCGAAACGAGTTCGCCTGCTATCGCTGACATTGCCTTGGCAGCCTCGCCGTCGATCGAACCGACCGCCACGGTCAGTGTTGCCGGGCGGGTGTAGTACCGATAGGCAAGGAGACCTGCGCCTGCGGCAAAAACGGCGACACCGATAAGCAGGAAAAAACGAAGCCAAAGCGGCAATTTCGTCGACATCATGCTCGTCACTCCAGACGTGTCGGCCGATGGATTGGCGCCGGCGCTTCCTCAACCCTCTATGGTCTTCGTCGGACGGACGCTCGGCGTAGTCAGTGGCCCCATCCCGGCATACACCTCGTTCGGCACCCTGTAGACCTGCAGCACATGGGCGGTGTTGTTGAGACCGCAGGCCTCGCGCTGCACGACGAAAAGCCAGAGCGCATATCCCGCCTGTTCGACGAGGCCAGTGCGGATTTTTCGATCGGTATTGGCCGTTCGCGGGCATGCAGCAAGTGCCGTCAACGCGGCCTCGAGCCGCCGTCCAAGCCGTCCGAGCGCTGAGGCCCTCTCCTCGGCGATCTCGTATTCGAGAGTGGCGTATCCGGAATGAAGTAGATTCAACGCCATATTGGCGCGCTCCGAAACGTGGCCTGCAAATTACAATTATCTGTCATCTTATTGGTCGGCAGGGAGCTGTTCAAGACAAGACGCGCGTATTTGCTGACTCGGATGTGGGTCAGAACACGTCGATCGTCGGGAAACGAGGCTCCGCTGTGATGCAGTCCCAAAGGTAAATTGCAAAACCGATGTCGCCGGTCCAAAGGGAATATCGTCCGCGGCCAACGGCCATCTGAGAGCCGCGATACTGAACGATGGCCGTCATCGCGAATTGGCGTGCGCGGTCGAGCCAGATCGGGTCGTTGGTGCGGCGGTAGAGTTTCAGGAATGCGTAGCCATTGCCGCCCGTACCGTGGCAAAGGTTCGAGCCCTTGGTAAGCGGTCCGGCGGCCCAGTTGAAGCGACCGCCATCCAAAAGAAGTGCGTCAAATTCAGGGGTCGCGAACGGCGCATCTGCAAAGGTCGTCACCATGCCGGGGGCACCGTGACAGTGCTGA
This portion of the Bradyrhizobium sp. AZCC 2262 genome encodes:
- a CDS encoding DUF6665 family protein, translating into MALNLLHSGYATLEYEIAEERASALGRLGRRLEAALTALAACPRTANTDRKIRTGLVEQAGYALWLFVVQREACGLNNTAHVLQVYRVPNEVYAGMGPLTTPSVRPTKTIEG